In Chaetodon auriga isolate fChaAug3 chromosome 9, fChaAug3.hap1, whole genome shotgun sequence, the genomic window TTCATTCTAGAGACCAATCAAATACACGAGCATTTTTCAAAAATTCACTGTTTGAAGTAGGACCGGGGTTAAGACCGCCTTCAGAAGCCGCCACAGGAGCGTCGCCTCCCCTGGTTGTTGGAGGACAGTGCTTATTACCTGAGGTGTTGTCAGAGTGGTGGTGTTGCCCATTGCATCTTCCATCTGAGCTGTCTGCACGTCAAGAGTTTCAAATTGGCTTTCAAACTTGTCCATTAACGCTGAGATCTGTagagacacaggaaacaacatTATGGAAAACTTTACTGATAGATTTTGTTTCgatttgtttgtgtctgtctacGCTACCTTTTCCAAGTTCATGCTTTTGAGTGTAGCATCCATAGACTTGACCACTCCTGACATGGATTTAGACACctggacaaaaaaacacataaagtaAAGCGTTGACGTCTCTGCAGTCCTCTCACTTTTTACTGGTCTAACTTGTTGTGACTGAAAACAGGATGAGGGCATTGCAAGTCAGACAGGGAGATGGCGAGGCTGAAAGTGCTGTATCCCTATATCTCCACTAGGTGtcacttttacctttttaacCAGATACTTTGCCATGACTACCTCTCATCCGAAAAGCATCCCTAATATTTCAAGGATGCCACTGATTGAGGACGAAGCTCATCAAAAACAACCACATAACAGTTGACCAAATTCGCATAAAGGTGTTTATTATGAATGTAATATTGATTTAATGTTTCATGAGGCAGGCAGCAGTGTTGCCACAAAATACAGAGGCTCTGAGGTGTTTCTCAGCAACATCATCTCACACCGCGCTTCCATTTCTGTACACATTATTAAGTCTATTCTATGAAATAATTCCTGTCCTACAGCAAACCTGAATTAAAGCAATTTAAAGAGGCTGCTGCTCTCACAAGAGCAAGAAGCTGAAAGCCTAAAGTCTGAAGCACATCTAATGACATTGCATAATTAACGGCTTTTagtttgcatgtgtgctggCCTTTTTTGCTCACCCTCACTCCCTGTGTCTCCTTTATGTACGACTCTTGACTAAGTGAATCTTAAGGAAAGACTGCTTTGGACTTCTTAGCCTAAAATAGTTACACTCTGCAGCTCTTCGCCTTCCAAAATAAGATGTTTTCAAAGTGTTCAAAACATACACTTTGAAAAATACTTTCACAGTGTAAATATCCGGTAAACTACTGACTACTGGGTCTGCTGTGTCTCAGGAAGTTACAAGGCTGGGTTGCCCTATGGCTTCGGGGGTAAGATGCTGTCCATTGACCACAACGTCCCTGATTCAAAGCCAGCTGATGGCAGAAAATGctccaataataataataataataataataataataataataataataacaacactaAGAACAGAAGTTGCAGTGCTGAGCAAACATGCTGTGTGACACAACGGACTTATCGTTTGTAGTGGAGTTGATTTTTAACTATCGCAGACACCTCTGCACATTTTCTCTAATTGAATGATTGGGTAATTCTCTGAATGAGAGGTTATCTTGAAAAATGGACTTGTGCCTGCAGTACGTACGTTAGGTACGTTTATCACAGGCTGTCATTTACCTGCTATGCAAAGCATCAGAAAGCAAGGCAAGTCTTCTACAAACCATCGACCTGCAGCCCTGACCTGGTTCATTGTGACAGCAGTCTGGACCCGAGAAGCCACAGCATCCACGCGTGCGCTCATCCTCAAGAAGTTTATGGACTGATGCTTCTGACGGATGGCATTCTCTGCATGGATCCTCGCCGCCTCCATGTTGCCCTTCTGGATAGCCTGAGAAACAACGGAAAGAGGagtacatacacaaacattacCCAGTCCAGACTTTCTTTGGATCCTGGCCTCTGGTAAATTCACAAGCCCACCTGCTTCACTTTTgccttttctgccttttcctctttgtcacatTTCTTGGAGTTTCGCTGTAGATCCTTGGCAGCAAACTTGAGGTTGAACAAGTATTCTGTATGGCTAGTCAGGGGATGGTTTATTTTAGTGATGGTAATACATTGGAATTGTAAAATATATACTGGATGTAAACTGGGACACCAAAGGCATTATGCTAACTCAATCCAGCTGGGTGTAAGCAAGACAAATTGTTTTTCCTTAACAAGTGAATGTTGAACCAAAGCATGACCAAATTAGCTAGGCGAGCTAGCAAGGGGATCATTCCTTTCCTTCATTATTGAATGACTGTGCAGAAGTTACAAGCTAGTGCACACCATGATTAGCTACTAAACCCACGTTAcatttcatcagctgctgctacAATCTACCGTTATGTCTGCTAGACTACACAGGAAAGGATACTCTCCATATTCGACATGGTGGTCTCTTTCTGAGGTAACTACTCAGTCTGGTGATGCACAGCTACAGAGTAGCATCCAGCCACTCacaattgtttgttttgattttttcaaGCTAGCGCACATTCGTCACTGCAGCGAGGCGAGAGGCTTCACGTCTATTTACTTCCGCATTTGTTTAACGCCAGTTAAGAAGAAGAGCAGTTCGCATTTGCTTTGAGGTCAAATCGACAGTCTCGTAATTGTTGAATGTTTTTTCCCTTAGGAAGAGTTTCTGTAATATTCGGGTGATAAAAACGTTGTAAACCGCTTCTAAAACGCTGAATTTAGGTGCTCAAGTGACGCATGCGCAGCACAGTGACGTTAAGCAGTACAAACCACGATTTTTCCTTCATATTTTTTGCTGTTCtctatgaaaataaatataaatagcCTAATATTAGACGGGTGGATCCATGTACGATATGGTTTGTCGTCCCTTCTGGACAAATACATAAATTCGCTTGAACCATTGCAGGACTCACAAATACGTGTCTAGACTATGACAAGTGAACTATCTTGACTTATCTTTATCTTTGAACACAACAGCCCCTTCAGTCTACCTTTCACCGTCGTCACACGGTCACGATTTTGCATGACGTGCTCGCGCCTCCTACGtcacagctgctggagaagtGGACGGGCGCGCGTGTCCAAAGCAGACAAGTTCCATCCAGGCTAAAAATAGTTTGTACCCGGTATCGGTAGGTTGTGGTACACGTCTAGTGACgtcatttgtgcttttttagTGAAGGAGTAAATTGACCTTTTCTACTGAGCCGCTCACTGCTTGGCTTAACGCTCTCAGtcatttatttcacttgatTTCTGATGCATCAACGAGAATATAACATCTGTACCCGTGTTTTGTAGGGTTGTGCATGGAGAGACTGGAAGGGTGTGTAACCTGACGGGAACATACGGGGATTTAGGCTAGTTGGTGATGAAGAGATGGAACATAGGGCTTGAAAATGCAGCACGAGGAATAACAGGGTCATCGTTTGTTCCGAGAGAAAAAAGATTTccggtgtgtgcgtgcaccGGCCAGCCGAAGGGGGGCTGGGGTTGTGGGGATTAACGGCTGGGTCAGGGGGAGGGAGCAGCACGGATGACTCATGCTGTATCTGCTGATAGTCTGTATGGACACAGCACCAAATGTAATGATGGGTGCCTGAGACGAAAGAATGAGAAGTGTTTAAAAATGTTCCCCAAAATTAGCCCACAGTTAAACACTCGAGGTTGTCTGCCTGAGGTTTGAGAGTCCTGGCCTCAACACCAGCACAGCCATGGGGTAACATTTCGGGATGTTTGCCCATTTTATTTGCCATTTATACGACAAACACACCAGAGCAGGCTCACTATAAAGTGTGTCCTCATCCAGCATGCTTAATAACCCTATGAGTTTGTACAG contains:
- the LOC143325856 gene encoding charged multivesicular body protein 1B2-like, coding for MSNMEKYLFNLKFAAKDLQRNSKKCDKEEKAEKAKVKQAIQKGNMEAARIHAENAIRQKHQSINFLRMSARVDAVASRVQTAVTMNQVSKSMSGVVKSMDATLKSMNLEKISALMDKFESQFETLDVQTAQMEDAMGNTTTLTTPQNEVDMLLHEMADEAGLDLNLELPPGHTSSLAASVASTEQDELSQRLSRLRGQVS